A single genomic interval of Lacrimispora sphenoides JCM 1415 harbors:
- a CDS encoding GNAT family N-acetyltransferase, whose translation MKFCEFRQISYDDVQAMVDLLMCRQNLESNEFPSLRNSCLNTEYIKDSLEKLFINSKAIGIGAFVNDELVGYIVGRIKIDHERGRHVWVPYEGIAVRRDQPSELIRTLYAKVSNLWIEQGCFHHYALIPLGSKMYYEAFLGLSFSIQQVHGIMNIGDYNLFETASDAEIRLANKADREAMGRMSGIIFSYQNSAPVFEPALPEIVVRIREGYKGLAEDEEAMILIAEKDRKELGFQVYEPVIPDLMTPDDGVELSIAGIYPTQMRSGVGKKLMNEGSRLVKEKGYQRIITDWRITNLASSTFWPKCGFKPMAYRMVRYIDNNFTWANFNNPSLKEL comes from the coding sequence ATGAAATTTTGTGAATTCAGGCAAATCAGTTATGATGATGTGCAAGCTATGGTTGACCTGTTGATGTGCAGGCAAAATCTTGAGAGCAATGAATTCCCATCTTTAAGAAACAGCTGTCTCAATACAGAATATATCAAGGATTCCCTTGAAAAACTATTCATAAATAGTAAAGCAATTGGGATAGGGGCATTTGTTAATGATGAACTGGTCGGCTATATAGTAGGAAGGATAAAGATTGACCATGAAAGAGGCAGGCATGTCTGGGTGCCTTATGAAGGGATCGCAGTGAGGAGGGACCAGCCCTCAGAACTTATTAGAACTCTTTATGCAAAAGTTTCCAACCTGTGGATCGAACAAGGCTGCTTTCACCATTATGCATTAATACCTCTTGGAAGCAAGATGTATTATGAGGCTTTCCTTGGGCTGAGCTTTTCGATTCAGCAAGTGCATGGGATAATGAATATTGGAGATTACAATCTATTTGAAACTGCATCTGATGCAGAAATCAGACTCGCCAATAAAGCGGATAGGGAAGCAATGGGGAGAATGTCTGGAATCATCTTTTCCTATCAAAATTCTGCGCCTGTCTTTGAACCAGCCTTACCTGAGATTGTAGTGAGAATTAGGGAAGGATACAAAGGGCTTGCAGAGGATGAGGAAGCAATGATCCTCATTGCGGAAAAAGACAGGAAGGAATTGGGATTTCAGGTATACGAACCCGTTATTCCGGATTTAATGACGCCTGATGATGGAGTGGAGCTAAGTATCGCAGGCATTTACCCGACCCAAATGAGAAGTGGCGTTGGGAAGAAATTAATGAATGAAGGCAGCAGGCTGGTAAAAGAAAAAGGGTATCAGAGAATCATAACTGATTGGAGGATAACCAATCTTGCCTCTTCAACATTTTGGCCAAAGTGCGGATTTAAGCCTATGGCTTATAGAATGGTTCGATATATTGATAATAATTTCACATGGGCAAACTTCAACAATCCGAGTTTGAAGGAGTTGTAG
- a CDS encoding VOC family protein, translating into MAKYMGATGDHTNNGMPNGFTSITPFIVVNNPSEAIKFYQSVFHARVKDSTEFSDESGNSIIVHAELDFGNGFLQLGAANPAYQLVLPPGEDNACYSLAIYVSDVDEVFDHAVAKGAKVREPVTNFVSGDRFGSILDPFGVRWSIMTRIEDLSEEESSRRVEEWAKSMNKE; encoded by the coding sequence ATGGCAAAATATATGGGTGCAACAGGAGATCATACGAATAATGGTATGCCGAATGGGTTTACGTCCATAACACCATTTATCGTAGTAAATAACCCCTCAGAAGCAATTAAGTTTTATCAGTCCGTATTCCATGCAAGGGTTAAGGACAGCACGGAATTTTCCGATGAAAGCGGCAATAGTATCATTGTTCATGCAGAGCTGGATTTTGGTAACGGCTTTTTGCAGCTGGGAGCGGCGAATCCGGCTTATCAGCTGGTTTTACCGCCAGGAGAGGATAATGCCTGCTATTCTTTGGCAATTTATGTTTCCGATGTTGATGAGGTGTTTGATCATGCGGTGGCAAAAGGAGCTAAAGTCCGGGAGCCTGTTACGAACTTTGTGTCAGGGGATCGGTTTGGAAGTATTCTGGATCCATTTGGAGTGAGATGGTCCATTATGACCAGGATCGAGGATTTATCAGAAGAAGAAAGCAGCCGGAGAGTAGAAGAATGGGCAAAAAGTATGAATAAGGAATAG
- a CDS encoding helix-turn-helix transcriptional regulator — translation MSKNDNMLAILWMLNSGTKITAKQIAERLEINIRTVYRYIDSLCASGVPIVSDAGQNGGYSLLNDFINAPLFFDVDEQKAILHAAVFAKEAGYPFNEALNRATEKLKMYSNREQERILNRHLTGFEVISREIDSSVKPKLVEIERAVANEYSVEIEYRTSREEESRQRVIDPYGVIYWNNKWYTIGFCHLRNEIRSFRAERILQINRTQMTFKRPEAFSAKELFLQNLLPDLANKDRVVSVVIRGRAEALDDLSIHWYLGHHLKERTPNQAVFLLDERVMNGYVPYFLLSYGRAIEIIEPESLKKRLADIASELMEYYQI, via the coding sequence ATGTCAAAAAACGATAATATGCTGGCAATTCTCTGGATGCTGAATTCAGGGACAAAAATTACTGCAAAACAAATAGCGGAAAGACTGGAGATCAATATACGGACTGTTTACCGCTATATTGATTCACTTTGTGCCAGCGGGGTACCGATCGTATCCGATGCAGGCCAGAATGGCGGATATAGTCTGCTGAATGATTTTATCAATGCGCCCTTATTTTTTGATGTTGATGAACAAAAGGCCATTCTCCATGCAGCAGTATTTGCAAAAGAAGCGGGGTACCCTTTTAATGAGGCATTAAACAGGGCAACGGAAAAGTTGAAAATGTATTCCAACCGGGAACAGGAACGCATTCTCAATCGCCATTTAACCGGTTTTGAAGTGATAAGCCGCGAGATCGACTCTTCCGTTAAGCCGAAATTGGTAGAAATAGAGCGGGCTGTGGCAAATGAGTATTCCGTGGAAATTGAATACCGTACAAGCCGTGAAGAAGAATCCAGACAAAGGGTCATTGATCCTTACGGCGTAATATACTGGAACAATAAATGGTATACCATTGGATTTTGCCACTTGAGAAATGAAATCCGCAGCTTTCGTGCGGAACGGATATTACAGATAAATCGGACACAAATGACTTTTAAACGTCCGGAAGCCTTTTCCGCCAAAGAACTCTTCTTACAAAATCTTTTGCCTGACCTGGCAAATAAGGACAGGGTGGTTTCCGTCGTGATCAGGGGCAGGGCAGAGGCCTTGGATGATTTGAGCATTCACTGGTATTTAGGACATCATCTGAAAGAGAGAACTCCAAATCAGGCTGTCTTTTTACTTGATGAAAGAGTAATGAATGGATATGTGCCTTATTTTCTCTTATCCTATGGGAGAGCCATTGAGATCATAGAGCCTGAGAGCTTGAAGAAAAGGCTGGCAGACATTGCGTCGGAGCTAATGGAATATTATCAAATTTAA
- a CDS encoding flavin monoamine oxidase family protein, with the protein MAVPLNQVINPTNEQRREMIRTSLERAGRPEDYEYIVNLLSPPPDITNYASPGEMKGVKIGVIGGGLAGLAAAFELRKLGADITILEANENRIGGRVYTYYFDPEGKYYNEFGAHRIPATHETTWHYINLLGLNTLPLSVRQRNNFLYVHNTRLRTSDSIEQMLYPLYDLTPQERSTPWPELDDYAFLYLMMQLPPDIRSELIQILPEYSPEYLTLTNYTVRQTLENLGLSQGLISLISGVSPGTGALLNISYDEITHEEYTLDYRNTYTIEGGMVNLPYAFVQSLLADNPTQYQNIPASQLGTVKYQPGQTVIGIYQSPYNNQIILTHRNVRNLRRTTDVFDYVVCAIPYSTLREVEIKPYFSNLKMQAILEFNYINSQKTLFMCNKRFWEQDTEYGRMVGGLSQTDLPIQSIFYPGDHILCPDVSSCSPDDPGVLVASYNYHLNATRVGNMDEIPRYKLIRRNVEEVHGLPRRFLDSIVEDHKTVVWDNQPNNRGAFAMTLPGQKKLFAYEMLKPEFNQRVYFAGEHLSTKHGWMQGALYTGKEAANQLANTFHDQLK; encoded by the coding sequence ATGGCTGTTCCATTAAATCAAGTTATAAACCCTACGAATGAACAACGGCGCGAAATGATCAGAACATCATTAGAAAGGGCTGGCCGGCCGGAAGATTACGAATATATTGTTAATTTACTGAGTCCTCCCCCGGATATCACAAATTATGCATCGCCGGGAGAAATGAAAGGGGTAAAAATAGGTGTCATCGGAGGAGGTCTGGCCGGTCTGGCCGCCGCATTTGAGCTTCGTAAGCTGGGAGCCGATATTACAATTCTGGAAGCCAATGAAAATAGAATCGGGGGAAGAGTTTATACCTATTATTTTGATCCGGAAGGCAAATACTACAATGAATTCGGCGCTCATAGAATTCCGGCAACTCATGAAACCACCTGGCATTACATCAATTTATTAGGCCTTAACACCCTTCCGCTGTCCGTAAGGCAGCGAAATAATTTTTTATACGTACATAATACCCGTCTGAGAACATCAGACTCCATTGAACAGATGCTTTATCCTTTATACGATTTGACCCCTCAGGAAAGAAGCACTCCCTGGCCAGAGCTTGATGACTATGCCTTTTTGTATCTGATGATGCAGCTTCCGCCTGATATCCGGTCAGAGCTAATACAAATTTTACCGGAATATTCCCCGGAATATTTAACTCTAACAAACTATACCGTCCGGCAGACCCTGGAGAACCTGGGGTTAAGCCAGGGGTTGATCAGCTTGATCTCTGGGGTCAGCCCAGGTACCGGCGCTTTGCTGAATATCAGTTATGATGAAATTACCCATGAGGAATATACTCTCGATTACCGTAACACCTATACCATCGAAGGCGGAATGGTAAATCTGCCCTATGCATTTGTCCAATCTCTTCTCGCAGATAATCCGACCCAGTATCAAAATATTCCGGCGTCTCAGCTTGGGACGGTTAAATATCAGCCCGGACAGACGGTTATCGGTATTTATCAGTCGCCTTATAATAATCAAATCATTCTAACTCACCGCAATGTACGGAATCTCAGGAGAACCACCGATGTATTTGATTACGTTGTATGTGCGATTCCCTACTCTACTCTAAGAGAAGTAGAAATCAAGCCATATTTCAGCAACCTTAAGATGCAGGCTATTTTAGAGTTTAACTATATTAATTCGCAAAAAACACTTTTTATGTGCAATAAACGTTTTTGGGAGCAGGATACCGAATACGGAAGAATGGTGGGGGGACTTTCCCAGACAGACCTGCCTATTCAGTCCATCTTCTATCCGGGAGATCATATCCTTTGCCCCGATGTTTCCTCCTGTTCGCCGGATGATCCTGGTGTACTGGTGGCTTCCTATAATTATCATTTAAATGCAACAAGGGTGGGAAATATGGACGAAATCCCCCGGTATAAACTGATAAGAAGAAATGTGGAGGAAGTTCACGGATTGCCAAGAAGATTCTTAGATTCCATTGTAGAAGACCATAAGACTGTTGTTTGGGATAATCAACCCAATAACCGGGGAGCTTTTGCTATGACACTTCCAGGTCAGAAAAAACTGTTTGCCTATGAGATGCTGAAGCCGGAATTTAATCAGAGAGTCTACTTTGCCGGTGAACACCTATCCACGAAGCACGGCTGGATGCAGGGGGCATTATATACCGGTAAGGAAGCCGCCAATCAACTGGCGAATACGTTTCACGATCAGCTTAAATGA
- a CDS encoding GNAT family N-acetyltransferase — translation MLGNKRIGQHEYNIRLLSGDDEIDVQDLCERCSDFFELTEGGPPKKDAGKSILSDLPPGKAMKDKFVFGVYKKNVLIAVIDMVKDYKAAGEWIIGLLMLDPKERGNSLGRKLHDSIKDWVLEEHGRALRIGVLEDNHMGYKFWCNMGYIEVDRVKKTYGNREHTVKVMNLFLK, via the coding sequence TTGTTAGGAAATAAAAGAATAGGGCAGCATGAATACAATATCAGGTTATTGTCAGGCGATGATGAGATAGACGTACAGGATCTATGTGAAAGATGCTCCGACTTTTTTGAATTAACGGAAGGCGGGCCGCCCAAAAAGGATGCAGGAAAAAGCATTCTGTCTGACTTGCCGCCGGGTAAAGCAATGAAAGACAAGTTTGTATTTGGAGTATATAAAAAGAATGTTTTAATTGCTGTAATAGATATGGTTAAAGATTATAAAGCGGCTGGAGAGTGGATAATAGGCTTACTTATGCTTGACCCAAAGGAAAGAGGAAACAGTTTGGGAAGAAAGTTACATGATTCTATAAAAGACTGGGTTCTGGAAGAACATGGCAGGGCATTAAGAATCGGGGTTTTGGAAGATAACCACATGGGGTATAAGTTCTGGTGTAATATGGGATATATAGAAGTTGACAGAGTGAAAAAGACCTATGGAAATAGGGAACATACCGTAAAAGTAATGAATTTATTTCTTAAATGA
- a CDS encoding methyltransferase family protein encodes MVRYLAASTLVLLVMLVMIRTFQLKRLGIKAIQFGEKDKTDFLILPFAFLLFYIVFASAFDLPGIGVELFDDTFTGWIGAILCVMGILLFIYALISFGKSFRVGLDEDHPGELVTTGAFSISRNPIYTAFGLVLSGVFFIIPNWIILTYVFAGMWLFKRQILLEEQSLKGIYGEEYMAYCKKVRRFL; translated from the coding sequence ATGGTAAGATATCTTGCAGCATCAACATTGGTTTTGCTTGTAATGCTTGTTATGATCCGGACCTTTCAATTAAAGAGGCTGGGCATAAAAGCAATTCAATTTGGCGAAAAGGATAAAACGGATTTTCTGATCCTGCCATTTGCATTTCTATTATTCTATATCGTATTTGCAAGTGCTTTTGATCTGCCTGGAATAGGAGTTGAATTGTTTGACGATACATTCACCGGCTGGATAGGCGCGATACTATGTGTTATGGGTATTTTATTGTTTATATACGCACTGATTTCATTTGGAAAAAGCTTTCGTGTAGGTCTTGATGAAGACCATCCGGGGGAGCTTGTGACCACAGGCGCATTTTCCATAAGCCGAAATCCCATATATACCGCATTTGGATTGGTTTTATCAGGCGTATTTTTCATTATCCCCAATTGGATAATCCTTACCTATGTTTTTGCCGGAATGTGGCTTTTTAAACGCCAAATCCTTCTGGAGGAACAGTCGCTAAAAGGAATATACGGGGAAGAATATATGGCATATTGTAAAAAAGTCAGGCGGTTTTTATAA
- a CDS encoding DUF1648 domain-containing protein: protein MIGLVLGIGSTICYIWMPEERALWLQLSGIFLYLAASTFIYFFARSEIKAIKQERDWEIDTETVTNISEKSEKMIGTAWYLLYLVPIAIAVMAAVFKYPSLPGQIPMHYNLAGEVDRYAAKSIGTFAVMPLIQSFTGLLFAGINFGIGTSRNQRSHRRTQAFQGIMSIFLYAVGFMVMLLFTCIQLTMLSIINEKLMMILPFAFFAVIFLSCIYLGVWVGQGGSRLDIRDDATGNKVDDDRYWLGGFLYCNKDDPSLFVEKRFGIGYTLNFGNPKSLIAIAALVVFILATTVLPFLLE from the coding sequence GTGATTGGTTTGGTATTGGGAATTGGAAGCACTATTTGTTATATTTGGATGCCGGAAGAACGGGCGTTATGGCTCCAGCTGAGCGGTATATTCCTGTATCTCGCTGCCAGTACTTTCATATATTTTTTCGCGCGTTCAGAGATCAAGGCGATCAAACAAGAACGCGATTGGGAGATTGATACGGAGACAGTGACAAATATCAGTGAAAAATCCGAAAAAATGATTGGTACTGCGTGGTATCTTTTGTATCTTGTTCCGATTGCCATTGCCGTTATGGCAGCAGTGTTTAAATATCCATCATTACCCGGGCAAATCCCCATGCATTACAACCTTGCAGGAGAAGTGGACCGTTATGCTGCAAAATCCATAGGAACGTTTGCTGTGATGCCATTGATCCAAAGTTTCACTGGACTTTTGTTTGCAGGAATCAATTTTGGCATTGGCACGTCCAGGAATCAGCGGAGTCACCGGAGAACTCAGGCCTTCCAGGGTATAATGAGTATTTTCTTATATGCTGTCGGATTTATGGTAATGCTGTTATTTACCTGCATTCAACTTACTATGCTGTCCATAATAAATGAAAAGCTGATGATGATTCTGCCCTTTGCCTTTTTTGCTGTTATTTTCTTAAGCTGCATTTATCTAGGGGTTTGGGTCGGCCAGGGAGGAAGCCGGTTGGATATAAGGGATGATGCGACAGGAAACAAGGTGGACGATGACCGTTATTGGCTGGGTGGTTTTCTGTATTGCAACAAAGATGATCCATCTCTTTTTGTGGAAAAACGATTCGGAATAGGTTATACCTTAAATTTCGGAAATCCTAAAAGTCTCATAGCGATCGCTGCACTTGTAGTCTTTATTTTGGCAACTACAGTGCTTCCATTCTTGTTAGAGTAA
- a CDS encoding YdeI/OmpD-associated family protein, with translation MNRMVNILIEHLLFTSRDEFRNWLEENCLSSGGVWLLFGKSGGPKTIGANEALEEALCFGWIDGQMKSIDDNKYIKYYSSRRENSKWSEKNKSLVEKLEKQGLMTDYGKVKIEEAKKSGQWDAPKPAEITDEQIGLLSDLLKEHEPAYTNFQAMAPSVKRTYTRAYLDAKTDAGRVKRLAWMIERLNKNLKPM, from the coding sequence ATGAATCGGATGGTGAACATTTTGATTGAACATTTGCTATTTACTTCACGGGATGAATTTAGAAATTGGTTAGAAGAAAATTGCCTCTCCAGCGGCGGAGTCTGGCTGTTATTCGGAAAATCAGGCGGGCCAAAGACCATAGGGGCAAATGAAGCGCTTGAAGAAGCCCTTTGTTTCGGTTGGATTGACGGTCAGATGAAGAGCATTGACGATAATAAATATATTAAATATTACTCTTCTCGCAGAGAGAATAGTAAGTGGTCGGAGAAAAATAAGTCGCTGGTTGAAAAACTTGAAAAACAAGGGCTGATGACTGATTATGGCAAAGTCAAAATAGAGGAAGCTAAGAAAAGCGGACAATGGGATGCTCCAAAGCCTGCAGAGATTACTGATGAACAAATAGGACTTTTAAGTGATCTGTTGAAAGAGCATGAACCGGCCTATACGAATTTTCAAGCGATGGCGCCATCTGTAAAAAGGACATATACACGGGCATATCTTGATGCGAAAACAGACGCCGGCCGTGTTAAGCGCCTGGCATGGATGATTGAACGATTAAATAAAAACCTAAAACCAATGTAA
- a CDS encoding LysR family transcriptional regulator, translated as MDLKRLHTFLILSEIKNFTKTAEYLHYAQSNVTTQIQQLEEELGVRLFERIGKNITLTPEGEELIVYARQMLDLLNDLKRKFADKNDYGRITIGASESICIYRLPEIIKSYQIEQPNIELFLKVLDTTDFMPLLTNNTIDIAFTLDVPISNSSIITELQIDETICAFSVPEYPLAKREEVMIEDFSGIPLILTGRGCCYRKMFEKALTEASITPKVVLETSSLQVIKQTVLSGLGVCVLPQLSVQKELESGELVPLNYMTNYKIASQLIYHRDKWISKSLKDFIATAKKVSAID; from the coding sequence ATGGATTTAAAGCGATTGCATACTTTCTTAATATTAAGTGAAATAAAGAATTTCACTAAGACTGCTGAATATCTTCATTACGCACAATCCAATGTTACAACCCAAATACAGCAGCTGGAAGAAGAATTAGGTGTAAGGCTTTTCGAGCGTATTGGTAAAAACATCACCCTTACACCAGAGGGTGAAGAACTGATCGTTTATGCCCGGCAGATGCTTGATTTGTTGAATGATTTAAAGCGCAAATTTGCTGATAAAAATGACTATGGCCGTATCACCATTGGTGCATCTGAATCTATATGTATATATCGGCTGCCGGAAATTATAAAATCTTATCAAATAGAACAACCCAATATTGAATTGTTTTTAAAAGTTTTGGACACAACCGACTTTATGCCTTTGCTTACGAATAATACAATTGATATTGCATTTACTCTTGATGTACCCATAAGCAATTCCTCCATAATTACTGAATTGCAGATTGATGAAACGATTTGTGCGTTTTCTGTTCCTGAATACCCGCTTGCAAAAAGGGAAGAAGTTATGATAGAGGACTTTTCTGGTATTCCATTAATCTTAACAGGGAGAGGATGCTGTTACCGAAAAATGTTTGAAAAAGCTTTAACAGAAGCTTCCATAACCCCAAAAGTTGTTCTTGAAACAAGCAGTCTGCAGGTTATAAAACAAACGGTACTTAGCGGGCTTGGAGTTTGTGTACTCCCGCAGCTATCTGTGCAGAAAGAGTTAGAAAGCGGGGAATTGGTACCGCTTAACTATATGACAAACTATAAAATTGCTTCACAGTTGATATATCATAGAGATAAATGGATTTCAAAAAGTCTGAAAGATTTTATTGCCACTGCAAAAAAGGTCTCGGCAATCGATTGA